Proteins encoded in a region of the Candidatus Eisenbacteria bacterium genome:
- a CDS encoding energy transducer TonB → MRAKAASDYPVLPGIMSFHELKVNYGKFLTKAVIFSCVLHLFIVGSLLVGMKIMSRPKKVFSVRLVKYTELGAPPSLSGAPPPAAVAVAAPSGPSVGIPVPVPDARAPEQTIATQAELSQMAPAVMTGSGGDSLVITDIPEVMPSATDFVYVEEVPQMIVGPQPIYPDMAREAQLEGQVIVNALIGKDGKVRSVIIVKSIPMLDDAAKQAVMKTLWKPAFNNNRPVAVWVAVPIRFTLVNR, encoded by the coding sequence GTGAGAGCGAAGGCTGCTTCCGATTATCCCGTTCTTCCAGGGATTATGTCGTTCCATGAACTTAAGGTCAACTACGGAAAGTTCCTCACGAAGGCAGTGATTTTTTCCTGTGTGCTCCACCTTTTCATAGTCGGTTCACTACTGGTCGGGATGAAGATAATGTCGAGGCCAAAGAAGGTGTTCAGCGTGAGACTCGTGAAGTACACTGAGCTTGGTGCGCCTCCGTCTCTGAGCGGTGCTCCTCCTCCTGCGGCCGTGGCTGTGGCTGCGCCGTCAGGTCCTTCTGTCGGTATTCCCGTGCCTGTGCCTGATGCGAGAGCGCCGGAACAAACGATAGCAACTCAGGCAGAGCTCTCCCAGATGGCCCCGGCGGTCATGACAGGGAGTGGAGGAGACTCGCTGGTAATCACTGACATCCCTGAAGTGATGCCCAGCGCTACTGATTTTGTTTATGTGGAGGAAGTACCGCAGATGATAGTTGGGCCGCAGCCGATTTATCCCGACATGGCCAGGGAGGCTCAGCTTGAGGGGCAGGTCATTGTGAATGCACTCATAGGGAAGGATGGCAAGGTCAGGAGCGTCATAATCGTCAAGTCCATCCCGATGCTCGATGATGCCGCCAAACAGGCAGTGATGAAGACTCTTTGGAAGCCGGCATTCAACAACAACAGGCCTGTTGCTGTCTGGGTGGCTGTGCCAATAAGGTTCACGCTGGTAAACAGGTAG
- a CDS encoding biopolymer transporter ExbD, producing MGAVDVAAPKAGKKPGGLKRVKRRIQIRIDMTPMVDIAFLLLIFFMVTTVFRAPQALEINLPPSKAKVEVPESNVLTMRIIGDGVIFWAVATDPFKTTDLKGIGKVLDEEIKKNPKLITLVKIDRACKYSVMVDTLDELGLAGIDRFSLAPLEDAEKKEVEELQ from the coding sequence ATGGGTGCAGTAGATGTTGCAGCACCGAAGGCCGGCAAGAAGCCTGGCGGCCTTAAGAGGGTGAAGAGAAGAATACAAATCCGGATCGACATGACCCCGATGGTGGATATTGCGTTCCTTCTTCTCATCTTTTTTATGGTCACGACCGTTTTCCGGGCTCCCCAGGCCTTGGAGATAAACTTGCCTCCGAGTAAGGCAAAGGTTGAGGTTCCTGAATCGAACGTCCTCACCATGAGAATCATTGGCGACGGAGTTATCTTCTGGGCAGTAGCAACGGATCCATTCAAAACTACTGACCTCAAAGGCATTGGGAAAGTCCTTGACGAGGAGATCAAGAAGAATCCCAAGCTCATCACTCTGGTTAAAATTGACAGAGCCTGCAAGTATTCTGTAATGGTTGACACGCTTGATGAACTTGGACTCGCCGGCATAGACCGGTTCAGTTTGGCGCCACTTGAAGATGCTGAAAAGAAGGAGGTGGAGGAGCTCCAGTGA
- a CDS encoding biopolymer transporter ExbD: MPARKPKRRIGIKIDMTPMVDIAFLLLIFFMATTQFKPAEEVQIVLPSSHSAIKVPESNVLILTITKDSRLFVSLNSLPAENITMGELANAVINARMRSPGLRFVVKTDKDAEYGTVIDVMDVLQETNTIRFNLVTELEVERMKI, encoded by the coding sequence ATGCCAGCGCGTAAGCCAAAGAGAAGAATAGGAATCAAGATCGACATGACGCCCATGGTGGATATCGCATTCCTATTGCTCATATTCTTCATGGCCACGACGCAGTTCAAGCCGGCGGAGGAAGTGCAGATAGTGCTTCCGTCTTCTCATTCGGCCATCAAAGTTCCTGAATCGAACGTCCTGATTCTCACGATAACCAAAGACTCGCGACTTTTTGTTTCACTTAATTCGCTTCCTGCTGAGAACATCACGATGGGGGAGCTTGCTAATGCCGTCATAAATGCGCGTATGAGGAGTCCGGGGCTGAGATTCGTAGTTAAGACCGACAAGGACGCTGAATACGGGACTGTGATCGATGTCATGGACGTGCTCCAGGAGACAAACACGATCAGGTTCAATCTTGTGACAGAGCTTGAGGTTGAGAGGATGAAGATATAG
- a CDS encoding MotA/TolQ/ExbB proton channel family protein — protein sequence MKQRIFMIAVYVGAFAIATVIFMQLPEYVKKGGPLVVLLIALSIISVAYMFERSFTLRKARGKGPLPPFLSRLRGLLDKGELAKASALCSEQKGSCANVLKAGLDKFGLLIPEKLTKDKHLSETQRAMEEANMLEVPLLERNLIALSTIASIGTMVGLLGTTIGMIRAFRAMAHAGAPDAIQLAQGISEALINTAGGLFIAIAAIVAYNYFVTKVDNFNYMMDEASYEVVQLLSSREGEKNASA from the coding sequence AGCGGATTTTCATGATAGCGGTTTATGTTGGGGCCTTCGCTATCGCGACGGTCATTTTTATGCAACTCCCTGAGTATGTCAAGAAAGGCGGACCTCTCGTTGTTCTGCTCATCGCGCTGTCGATCATAAGTGTAGCCTATATGTTTGAAAGAAGTTTCACGTTGAGGAAAGCAAGAGGGAAGGGGCCGTTGCCGCCGTTCCTGAGCAGGTTGAGGGGTCTTCTTGACAAGGGAGAACTCGCCAAGGCATCTGCACTGTGCAGCGAGCAGAAGGGTTCCTGCGCGAACGTGCTCAAGGCGGGACTTGACAAGTTTGGCCTGTTGATTCCTGAAAAGCTCACAAAGGACAAGCATCTGAGTGAGACCCAGAGAGCTATGGAAGAGGCGAATATGCTTGAAGTTCCTCTACTGGAGAGGAATCTGATTGCCCTTTCGACCATAGCGTCCATCGGGACAATGGTGGGTCTCCTTGGGACTACCATCGGAATGATCAGAGCATTCAGGGCCATGGCCCACGCTGGTGCTCCCGATGCCATTCAGCTTGCCCAGGGTATCTCTGAGGCGCTGATCAACACAGCAGGCGGGCTTTTCATCGCAATAGCTGCGATAGTCGCCTACAATTACTTCGTAACAAAGGTGGACAACTTCAACTACATGATGGATGAGGCCAGCTACGAAGTTGTTCAGCTCCTGTCGTCAAGAGAGGGAGAGAAAAATGCCAGCGCGTAA